The proteins below come from a single Chitinophaga pinensis DSM 2588 genomic window:
- a CDS encoding GNAT family N-acetyltransferase: MSRVTENRDLVFDKFPTIRTPHLELIQITEAHAEDLYKLFGDSNVTRFYNLTPLECPDDAHRLIDHFRKRFESKAAIRWGIRLNDRKDIIGTVGFNNFTPKHRANIGYDLQYAYWNRGICTEALHAIISFGFHALNINRIESEVMEGNASSIHLMHKIGFKHEGTLRDWMYWNNRHYDMLMFSLLRSDPHQ; the protein is encoded by the coding sequence ATGTCCCGCGTTACTGAAAACAGAGACCTTGTGTTTGACAAATTTCCTACGATACGAACACCGCATCTGGAACTGATTCAGATTACAGAGGCGCATGCGGAAGATCTGTACAAACTATTCGGCGACAGCAATGTCACCCGCTTCTATAATCTCACACCACTGGAATGCCCGGATGACGCTCACCGGCTGATCGATCATTTCCGGAAGCGTTTCGAATCCAAAGCCGCTATCCGCTGGGGTATTCGTTTGAACGACCGGAAGGATATCATCGGTACTGTAGGCTTTAACAACTTCACACCAAAACACCGCGCCAATATCGGTTATGACCTGCAATATGCTTACTGGAACAGGGGGATCTGTACAGAAGCCTTACATGCTATCATCAGCTTTGGCTTTCATGCGCTTAATATCAATCGTATTGAATCAGAAGTTATGGAAGGAAATGCCTCTTCTATCCACCTGATGCATAAAATAGGGTTTAAACACGAAGGTACCTTGAGGGATTGGATGTATTGGAATAACAGGCATTATGATATGCTGATGTTTTCCCTGCTACGCTCCGATCCACATCAATGA
- a CDS encoding AraC family transcriptional regulator, with amino-acid sequence MQRYVQHEFLKVSHFTTTEWQHPLHNHNHFELIFIHEGSGFHCLSGIRHPYTEKSIFLLAPADYHSFEITTPTTFTFIKFTNVYVTQVGHLPEEHRWNRHIDELLICSRRQQFPVLKSAADADKTDALIRLLVAEWQETKNETSETIFFLLQTVTSILRRNVHEPLETVVKQDEKLTAMLHYIHQHIYETELVRQEHLSALFGLSKRHLGAFFREHTGVALRDYINRYKLHIIENRLKYSSLSLKEISQELGFTDLSHFNKFFRSYHQTNPSAYRNK; translated from the coding sequence ATGCAGCGGTATGTTCAACACGAATTTCTTAAAGTTTCTCACTTCACGACGACGGAATGGCAACACCCATTGCATAACCACAACCATTTCGAACTGATCTTCATACACGAAGGCAGCGGCTTTCATTGTCTCTCCGGTATCCGTCACCCCTATACGGAAAAGTCTATTTTCCTGCTGGCGCCTGCCGATTACCACAGTTTTGAAATCACCACGCCCACTACTTTTACCTTTATCAAGTTTACCAATGTCTATGTCACACAGGTTGGACATTTACCGGAAGAACATCGCTGGAACAGGCATATCGACGAACTCCTGATCTGTAGCCGCAGACAGCAGTTCCCCGTATTGAAATCAGCCGCCGATGCAGATAAAACAGATGCACTGATACGATTGCTGGTCGCAGAATGGCAGGAAACAAAGAATGAAACCAGCGAAACCATCTTCTTTCTTTTACAGACGGTCACGTCCATCCTTCGCAGAAATGTACACGAACCACTGGAAACAGTCGTGAAGCAGGATGAAAAACTGACCGCCATGCTCCATTATATACACCAGCATATCTACGAAACGGAACTGGTACGCCAGGAACACCTGTCCGCCTTATTCGGTCTTTCCAAAAGACACCTGGGCGCTTTCTTCCGTGAGCATACCGGCGTGGCCCTACGGGATTATATCAACCGCTATAAACTGCACATCATCGAAAACCGGCTGAAATACAGTTCATTATCACTCAAAGAAATCAGCCAGGAATTAGGCTTTACCGACCTGAGTCACTTTAATAAGTTCTTCCGGAGCTACCACCAGACCAACCCATCCGCCTACCGGAATAAATAA
- a CDS encoding GNAT family N-acetyltransferase, which produces MLEIVAVKKEDVKTLEQVKSLFREYANWLSVDLSFQGFEEELISLPEPNYVAPAGALFIALVDGHPAGCVGIRPFENATCEMKRLFVRDAFKGHGVGRALAIKAIEAGKELGYKRMLLDTLAHMRPAIELYTSLGFQPIAAYYDNPISDAVYLSMMLEKESENAGTAI; this is translated from the coding sequence ATGTTGGAAATTGTAGCAGTAAAAAAAGAAGATGTTAAGACGCTGGAACAGGTGAAGTCCCTTTTCCGCGAGTACGCCAACTGGTTGAGTGTAGATCTTAGTTTTCAGGGCTTCGAAGAAGAACTGATCAGTTTACCTGAACCCAATTATGTAGCGCCCGCGGGAGCATTGTTTATTGCCCTGGTTGACGGACATCCGGCGGGTTGCGTCGGCATAAGACCGTTTGAAAACGCTACCTGCGAAATGAAACGGCTCTTTGTACGCGATGCTTTCAAAGGACATGGCGTAGGCAGAGCGCTGGCCATCAAAGCTATTGAAGCCGGAAAGGAACTGGGCTATAAACGTATGTTGCTGGATACGCTGGCACATATGCGCCCCGCTATTGAATTGTATACCAGCCTGGGTTTCCAGCCTATTGCTGCGTACTACGACAACCCTATCAGCGACGCTGTATACCTTTCAATGATGTTAGAAAAGGAAAGTGAAAATGCCGGTACGGCTATTTAA
- a CDS encoding ATP-binding cassette domain-containing protein has product MDILETDSVTLSYGTKMVISGGYMKMISGRIHILVGRNGSGKSSLMRVMFGAQTAEFSFVQYNGKKLSRAAYKVPGLVRYLPQFPFVPAPLKAGAFARSYDVPWERVTACFPEFEGKEQAAVKSLSGGQIRMLTTIVLICSPVKFVMLDEPFTHIMPLHIDTIKDLIREEAAKGKGFLITDHMYDHVLDLADAYYYMEWGVTITMNRAELLEKDYFLRMRCE; this is encoded by the coding sequence ATGGATATACTGGAAACGGATAGCGTGACGCTATCTTATGGAACAAAGATGGTTATCAGTGGCGGCTATATGAAGATGATCAGTGGTCGTATTCATATACTGGTAGGCCGGAACGGCTCGGGTAAGTCCAGTTTGATGCGCGTGATGTTTGGTGCACAGACTGCGGAATTCAGTTTTGTGCAATACAACGGTAAGAAGTTAAGCAGGGCTGCATACAAAGTACCGGGACTGGTCAGGTATCTGCCACAGTTCCCTTTTGTACCGGCTCCGCTGAAAGCAGGCGCATTTGCCCGGTCTTATGATGTACCCTGGGAACGGGTAACGGCCTGTTTCCCGGAGTTTGAAGGAAAAGAGCAGGCAGCGGTGAAATCGCTTTCCGGCGGACAAATACGTATGCTGACCACTATTGTGCTGATCTGTTCTCCGGTAAAATTTGTGATGCTGGATGAACCATTTACGCACATCATGCCATTGCATATTGATACGATCAAAGACCTGATACGCGAGGAAGCTGCGAAAGGAAAAGGCTTCCTGATCACGGATCATATGTATGATCATGTACTGGATCTGGCGGATGCGTATTATTATATGGAATGGGGCGTGACGATTACGATGAACCGGGCAGAGTTGCTGGAGAAGGATTATTTTCTGCGGATGCGGTGCGAGTGA
- a CDS encoding SDR family oxidoreductase has product MNGHRKVALIAGAQGVIGRNLADHLDAAGDWDIIGLSRRGGEAQGNIRHIAVDLLDKKDTTDKLGGLTTVTHIFYAAYVDAPTWAALVPPNMAMLENLVNVAEPVAKGLQHISLMQGYKVYGAHLGSFKTPARESDAGHMPPEFNVDQQVFLEKRQAGKSWSWSAIRPSVVGGFALGNPMNLVLAIAIYASISKQLGLPLRFPGKSGAYDKLIEMTDAGLLAKATTWAAESPKGANEAFNINNGDLFRWNEMWPEIARYFELEVAPPLPMTLNVIMADKAALWQQIQEQYQLAAIPYEQLSSWGFADFVFSWDYDMFADGSKARRAGFHEYVDTKEMFFRIFDDFRQRRIIP; this is encoded by the coding sequence ATGAACGGACACCGTAAAGTAGCGCTGATAGCGGGCGCACAGGGAGTAATAGGCAGGAATCTCGCAGATCACCTGGATGCAGCAGGGGATTGGGATATTATCGGACTTTCCCGCAGGGGTGGTGAAGCCCAAGGAAATATCAGGCATATAGCGGTCGATTTACTGGATAAAAAAGATACAACTGATAAACTGGGCGGTCTGACTACTGTGACGCATATTTTTTATGCCGCCTATGTAGATGCGCCAACCTGGGCCGCATTGGTACCACCTAATATGGCGATGCTGGAAAACCTGGTCAATGTGGCAGAACCTGTTGCAAAAGGCTTACAGCATATCAGTCTGATGCAGGGATACAAGGTATATGGTGCACATCTCGGATCTTTCAAAACACCGGCCAGAGAGTCTGACGCTGGTCATATGCCGCCTGAATTCAATGTAGATCAGCAGGTATTCCTGGAAAAGCGACAAGCGGGTAAGTCATGGAGCTGGTCCGCTATCCGGCCGTCTGTAGTCGGTGGGTTTGCCCTGGGAAATCCCATGAACCTGGTGCTGGCTATCGCTATATACGCGTCCATTTCAAAGCAACTGGGACTGCCTTTGCGCTTTCCCGGCAAATCAGGGGCTTATGATAAACTGATAGAGATGACAGATGCTGGTCTGCTGGCAAAGGCAACTACCTGGGCCGCAGAGAGTCCCAAGGGCGCGAATGAGGCATTTAATATCAACAATGGGGACTTATTCCGCTGGAATGAAATGTGGCCGGAAATAGCCCGTTATTTTGAGCTGGAAGTGGCGCCACCCTTACCAATGACCCTCAATGTGATCATGGCAGATAAGGCTGCGCTGTGGCAACAGATACAGGAACAATACCAGCTGGCCGCTATTCCTTATGAGCAGTTATCATCCTGGGGTTTTGCAGATTTTGTGTTTTCCTGGGATTATGACATGTTTGCGGATGGCAGTAAGGCCCGCAGGGCAGGATTTCATGAATACGTCGATACGAAGGAAATGTTTTTCCGCATCTTTGACGATTTCAGGCAGCGTCGTATCATTCCCTGA
- a CDS encoding helix-turn-helix domain-containing protein → MNVINLPQDLNPAQYRAEDRILIRPYTSPCNTKKNRVILHRNMINLLIEGRKTVIYGGQTTTVNDNAILFLAAGSCLTTNVKSDNGNFQSVLLYFSDDALLDFYMKYDRLVQAQQQDKQLPAASFITFEKDVFLRNYIESVRHLLQLGQPLPQEICILKFEELLLYLLQTAPETLLQLKANATGSMQDFEIRKAVEGNITRPVTVEELAFLCSMSLSTFKRRFTKIYGTSPQRWLLEQKMQVAARLLLDQQAKPGDVYDQVGYESHSSFTKAFRQVFGMTPSAYQEQNMNVQA, encoded by the coding sequence ATGAATGTCATCAATCTTCCTCAGGATCTCAATCCGGCGCAATACCGCGCGGAAGACCGGATACTGATCCGGCCATATACTTCTCCCTGCAATACTAAAAAGAATCGTGTGATCCTGCACAGGAACATGATTAATTTACTGATAGAAGGACGTAAGACGGTTATTTACGGCGGACAAACAACCACCGTCAATGACAATGCGATCTTATTCCTGGCAGCCGGTAGTTGTCTGACGACAAACGTAAAATCGGATAACGGCAATTTTCAGTCCGTACTCCTGTATTTCAGCGATGACGCCCTCCTGGATTTTTACATGAAATACGACCGCCTGGTACAGGCACAACAGCAGGATAAGCAATTACCGGCTGCTTCATTCATCACTTTTGAAAAAGATGTTTTTCTCCGGAACTATATAGAGTCAGTCAGACATTTATTACAATTGGGACAGCCATTGCCCCAGGAAATCTGTATCCTGAAGTTTGAAGAGCTATTGCTGTATCTGTTACAGACTGCACCGGAGACGCTATTACAACTGAAGGCCAATGCGACGGGGAGTATGCAGGATTTTGAGATCAGGAAGGCGGTGGAAGGGAATATCACCAGACCGGTGACTGTGGAGGAACTGGCTTTTCTGTGCAGTATGTCGCTGTCTACTTTTAAACGCAGGTTTACGAAGATCTATGGCACTTCTCCGCAGCGCTGGTTACTGGAGCAGAAAATGCAGGTGGCCGCCCGTTTGCTGCTGGATCAGCAAGCCAAACCAGGCGATGTATATGACCAGGTGGGATATGAAAGTCATTCCAGTTTCACGAAAGCCTTCCGCCAGGTATTTGGTATGACACCATCGGCTTACCAGGAACAAAATATGAACGTCCAGGCATAA
- a CDS encoding enhanced serine sensitivity protein SseB C-terminal domain-containing protein, which produces MKLFDRFRKKPTESETTVPATSATTPTPLSADRNFVDDLVSYFSSEAAVTAAYFGFAYNNTSKAHILVLAIDHQGDEDSIQEITWMIKSQFMSDTEIYYTSGVTNPELTDYVRQHNLPFYHKDNSARLQQKVMKQWFDEKRFRQELIETMKDCEVFTLAHKMEDSKDLMLATYVREHGEFIPLFANAEMIARSGMVNVPDDRVIVKMTFQRILNGINPGQLFILNPATPFEAEMRI; this is translated from the coding sequence ATGAAATTATTTGACCGTTTCAGGAAAAAACCTACTGAATCCGAAACAACTGTACCAGCAACAAGCGCGACCACGCCTACACCACTATCAGCGGACAGAAATTTTGTAGATGACCTGGTCAGCTACTTCAGTTCAGAAGCTGCTGTGACAGCCGCTTATTTCGGCTTTGCTTACAACAACACATCCAAGGCACATATATTGGTACTGGCGATCGACCACCAGGGAGACGAAGACTCCATACAGGAGATTACCTGGATGATCAAGTCCCAGTTTATGAGCGATACCGAGATCTATTATACCTCCGGTGTGACGAATCCGGAACTGACCGATTACGTTCGTCAGCATAATCTTCCCTTCTATCACAAAGACAATTCCGCCCGACTGCAACAGAAGGTCATGAAACAATGGTTTGACGAAAAGCGGTTCCGTCAGGAGTTGATCGAAACGATGAAAGACTGTGAGGTCTTTACCCTCGCACACAAAATGGAAGATAGCAAAGACCTGATGCTGGCTACTTATGTGCGGGAGCATGGTGAGTTTATTCCGCTGTTCGCAAATGCAGAAATGATTGCCAGAAGTGGGATGGTTAATGTTCCGGATGACAGGGTGATTGTAAAGATGACCTTTCAGCGTATCCTGAATGGGATCAATCCCGGACAACTGTTCATCCTTAACCCTGCTACGCCGTTTGAGGCGGAAATGAGGATCTAG
- a CDS encoding TetR/AcrR family transcriptional regulator encodes MQVGMFALSNRDDIIMSTALNTKERIVELGRGHMQRIGYHSFNYKQIALELKIKNASIHHYYPSKEDLGMAVIEKDRQDFLDFIQRTKKAAPMDKLDALICAYEEYFKGGQKLCVISTFSASFNEITERMQLAIRQYSEIVSSWLAAVLKEGLESGDFHFTSPIEEMTNHWMATLPGALLVGRSRGKEYFDMALHSLKKAIQSS; translated from the coding sequence ATGCAAGTAGGTATGTTTGCATTGTCAAACAGAGATGATATTATCATGAGCACAGCGCTGAATACGAAAGAACGGATCGTTGAACTGGGAAGGGGGCATATGCAAAGGATTGGCTACCATTCCTTTAATTATAAACAGATCGCGCTGGAGCTGAAGATCAAAAATGCTTCCATACATCACTATTATCCATCCAAGGAAGACCTGGGTATGGCAGTGATAGAGAAGGACAGACAGGATTTCCTGGATTTTATCCAGCGAACGAAGAAAGCAGCCCCTATGGACAAACTGGATGCTCTTATCTGTGCCTATGAGGAATACTTTAAAGGCGGTCAGAAACTCTGTGTGATCAGTACCTTCAGCGCCTCCTTTAACGAAATAACAGAACGGATGCAGCTGGCTATCCGGCAATATTCGGAGATAGTCTCCTCCTGGCTGGCGGCTGTATTGAAAGAAGGCCTGGAATCAGGCGATTTTCACTTCACATCGCCCATTGAAGAAATGACGAATCACTGGATGGCCACCCTGCCTGGCGCATTGCTGGTCGGACGAAGCCGGGGAAAGGAATACTTCGACATGGCACTCCATTCACTCAAAAAAGCAATACAATCCTCCTGA
- a CDS encoding metallophosphoesterase family protein has product MQRRSLFKRFGGLLLAPAVSLPSFAADAEKKPVLRVAHITDVHLYDKAGAPDFFRKCLHHIQSQQPKVDMILNGGDIVFDMNKENLSTIDVQWKLLHTIMKEECSLPVHYALGNHDIWWSENNKGQAVYGKQYSLDQLQLNSPYYSFTKGGWKFIVLDSVHLDVDDTWYIGKLGEAQMIWLSDELKATDAQTPVCVLSHIPILTATLMVQDNIVNRWEMLGGDMHTDTADIIRLFYQYPNVKLCLSGHIHLKDKVVYNNVAYLCDGAVSGAWWKGNNRETAPGYGLLELFADGSFTEKYVHYQ; this is encoded by the coding sequence ATGCAAAGAAGATCATTGTTCAAACGATTTGGCGGTTTACTATTAGCTCCGGCTGTATCACTGCCATCTTTCGCAGCTGATGCGGAGAAGAAGCCTGTATTACGTGTAGCGCATATTACAGATGTGCACCTGTATGATAAAGCAGGCGCGCCTGATTTTTTCAGGAAATGTCTGCATCATATTCAGTCGCAGCAGCCGAAGGTAGATATGATACTGAACGGTGGCGACATTGTGTTTGATATGAACAAAGAGAACCTTTCGACCATCGATGTACAATGGAAATTACTGCATACGATCATGAAGGAGGAGTGTAGTCTGCCGGTACATTATGCCCTGGGTAATCACGACATCTGGTGGAGTGAAAACAACAAAGGGCAGGCGGTGTACGGTAAGCAATATTCGCTGGATCAGTTACAGCTGAATTCACCTTATTACAGTTTTACGAAAGGCGGCTGGAAGTTTATCGTACTGGACAGTGTACACCTGGATGTAGACGATACCTGGTATATCGGTAAACTGGGAGAGGCACAGATGATATGGCTGTCAGATGAACTGAAAGCAACGGATGCACAGACGCCGGTATGTGTGTTGTCACATATTCCGATCCTGACGGCCACCCTGATGGTACAGGATAATATTGTGAACAGGTGGGAAATGCTGGGTGGCGATATGCATACGGATACGGCGGATATTATCCGGTTGTTTTACCAGTATCCGAATGTGAAATTATGTCTGAGCGGGCATATACACCTGAAGGATAAAGTGGTATATAACAATGTGGCGTATCTGTGTGATGGAGCGGTGAGTGGCGCGTGGTGGAAAGGAAATAACAGGGAGACGGCGCCTGGTTATGGATTACTGGAATTGTTCGCAGATGGCAGTTTTACTGAAAAGTACGTGCATTATCAATAA
- a CDS encoding ester cyclase — MTAQNKAVVRRFNKEIIEENNLESFKEIMDPAFINHTAMPGMDKGAAGMLHTFNNILRPAFPDLKVTIYEQVAEGDKVTTFKIISGTHKGTFMGIPATHQPVSIRVMDMVTVRDGKYYEHWGVNTMAALVAELKAINSAEK, encoded by the coding sequence ATGACAGCACAGAACAAGGCCGTGGTAAGGCGATTTAACAAGGAAATCATTGAGGAAAATAACCTGGAGAGCTTCAAAGAAATCATGGATCCTGCGTTTATCAATCATACCGCTATGCCGGGGATGGATAAAGGAGCAGCCGGTATGTTACACACCTTCAACAATATACTGCGCCCTGCATTTCCCGACCTTAAAGTAACGATCTATGAGCAGGTGGCAGAAGGGGATAAGGTGACCACTTTCAAGATTATTTCAGGCACCCACAAAGGTACTTTTATGGGTATACCGGCTACGCATCAGCCTGTAAGTATCAGGGTGATGGATATGGTCACGGTACGTGACGGAAAGTACTATGAACACTGGGGCGTAAACACAATGGCAGCGCTGGTAGCGGAATTAAAGGCAATAAATAGCGCAGAAAAATAG
- a CDS encoding YjaG family protein: MTEQLEEQLESLSPNDISRFSLAAAETLWLTFKKIYEKEFDGDLAKTDVIFDKAWLLVAGQLKDTTAEELDTMAQDQIPNLDNHMEIFESVWRSTLASSAQNAATAVWMAVSGLAEDPIDTSFEVIDIIRNTLDILISTQLSEEKGNDYIAEEEEIESHALYQDELQRQIEAVRALKSGKIATFRQEFVQLMQLNELGIDN; the protein is encoded by the coding sequence ATGACAGAACAACTGGAGGAGCAACTCGAATCACTTTCTCCCAACGATATTTCCCGCTTCAGCCTCGCAGCTGCAGAGACTTTATGGCTGACCTTTAAAAAGATCTACGAAAAAGAATTTGACGGTGATCTCGCAAAGACAGACGTCATTTTTGATAAGGCATGGTTACTGGTAGCCGGTCAACTGAAAGACACGACTGCTGAAGAGTTAGATACAATGGCGCAGGACCAGATCCCGAACCTCGACAATCATATGGAGATCTTCGAATCAGTGTGGCGTTCTACCCTGGCATCTTCCGCACAAAACGCTGCTACAGCTGTATGGATGGCGGTCAGCGGACTCGCAGAAGATCCGATCGATACCTCTTTCGAAGTAATAGATATTATCCGTAATACGCTTGATATCCTGATAAGCACTCAATTAAGTGAAGAGAAAGGAAATGACTACATAGCTGAAGAAGAAGAGATCGAATCGCACGCCCTGTATCAGGATGAACTGCAAAGACAGATAGAAGCTGTACGAGCCTTGAAGAGTGGTAAGATCGCTACGTTCAGGCAGGAGTTTGTGCAGCTGATGCAGCTGAATGAATTAGGAATTGACAATTGA
- a CDS encoding SDR family NAD(P)-dependent oxidoreductase, which translates to MKQIILTGSSSGFGLTAVKTLALKGHTVYATMRNVNGVNAAVAKELTDWAKTQQVKVIVVELDVTSTTSVNNAIADIAKQSGGRIDVLINNAGISFMGIGEALSIEQTELLYQVNTIGPERTMKAVLPYMHQQKEGLIINVTSVQSRQYFPILSTYNGTKAALDAVTMGYHYELKSSGIDVVSIQPGAYQTTDITTKSISGNNAAVESQYGADVLDFKRALFKFFEPTPASPDPKEVADVMLKLVELPQGQRPVSNVVGGGGNTDKIEVMNETMRQIVEGTVEFLPKAFPA; encoded by the coding sequence ATGAAACAGATTATTCTGACAGGAAGCAGCAGCGGTTTCGGGCTGACTGCCGTGAAGACACTTGCCCTCAAGGGCCACACTGTATACGCTACCATGCGTAATGTCAACGGCGTCAACGCTGCTGTTGCAAAGGAATTGACAGACTGGGCAAAGACGCAACAGGTAAAAGTGATCGTCGTAGAACTGGATGTGACCAGCACGACTTCCGTTAACAATGCCATCGCGGACATCGCAAAACAATCGGGTGGCAGGATCGATGTGCTGATCAACAATGCCGGTATTTCTTTTATGGGTATAGGAGAGGCCCTGTCTATCGAACAGACGGAACTGCTGTACCAGGTGAACACCATCGGACCGGAACGTACCATGAAAGCAGTGTTGCCGTACATGCACCAACAAAAAGAAGGACTGATCATCAACGTTACCAGTGTACAGAGCAGACAGTATTTCCCTATCCTGAGTACGTACAACGGTACGAAAGCCGCATTGGATGCGGTGACCATGGGATATCACTACGAACTGAAGTCATCCGGTATTGACGTGGTAAGCATACAGCCAGGCGCTTATCAGACCACCGATATCACTACCAAAAGTATCAGTGGTAACAATGCAGCGGTAGAAAGTCAGTATGGTGCAGATGTACTCGATTTCAAACGTGCACTGTTTAAATTCTTCGAACCAACTCCTGCAAGTCCTGATCCGAAAGAAGTAGCTGATGTGATGCTGAAACTGGTGGAATTACCACAGGGTCAAAGACCTGTTTCTAATGTAGTCGGCGGTGGTGGCAATACCGACAAGATTGAAGTAATGAATGAGACGATGCGACAGATTGTAGAGGGAACAGTGGAGTTTTTGCCGAAAGCGTTCCCGGCGTGA
- a CDS encoding DUF92 domain-containing protein, protein MELPTPDSGLFFATLFFYFVIAGVIIYCLRIGKLTFPAAIAALLIGVFIAVGDGAKGVFLLFTFFVLGVWATSHRKDLKAKISTEGDHPQGRTAGQVFANGGVAAIVALLSLFAPGPAHLYQLMLAASLASALADTLSSELGMVYGRNFFNILSFKKEPKGLDGVISLEGTLIGAAGAAIISLIYDGFSQLSLIVLIAGVLGNLADSLLGAAFERKHLIGNNTVNFLNTLFAALVAALLYGCILYAG, encoded by the coding sequence ATGGAATTACCAACGCCAGACAGCGGCCTCTTCTTCGCCACCCTGTTTTTTTACTTTGTTATCGCCGGCGTAATCATTTATTGCCTGCGTATCGGTAAACTGACCTTTCCGGCGGCTATTGCAGCCCTGCTGATTGGTGTATTTATAGCAGTTGGTGATGGCGCTAAAGGCGTCTTTTTACTGTTTACCTTCTTTGTACTGGGTGTATGGGCCACGTCTCACCGGAAAGATCTGAAAGCAAAAATAAGTACGGAAGGCGACCATCCCCAGGGAAGGACTGCCGGACAGGTATTCGCGAACGGCGGTGTAGCCGCAATTGTGGCGTTATTGAGCCTGTTCGCTCCCGGCCCTGCTCACTTATATCAACTGATGCTGGCTGCCAGTCTGGCATCAGCACTCGCCGATACCCTCTCTTCCGAACTGGGCATGGTATACGGCCGTAATTTCTTCAATATCCTCAGCTTTAAAAAAGAACCCAAAGGACTCGATGGCGTCATCAGCCTGGAAGGTACCCTGATAGGCGCCGCAGGTGCCGCAATTATCTCTCTTATCTATGATGGTTTCAGCCAGCTGAGTCTGATCGTACTGATAGCCGGCGTCCTGGGTAATCTGGCCGATTCACTGCTGGGCGCTGCATTCGAACGTAAGCACCTGATCGGTAACAACACCGTGAATTTTCTGAACACTTTATTTGCCGCATTAGTGGCTGCACTGCTGTATGGCTGTATCCTCTACGCAGGATAA